From Oceanispirochaeta sp.:
GTATCTTCTTCACGGAGCAGCTTAATTAATCTCAGTGCTACTTCCTGCAGGAGCAAATCTCCCACACGATGCCCCATTGTGTCATTGACTAATTTAAACTTATCCAGATCCAGAAACAGAATGGCTCCCCGATGATGGTGCCGGTGAGCTGCCTTAACCGCCTGCTTCAAGCGATCAATCAAGAGCTGTCTGTTGGGAAGATCCGTGAGTGAATCATGAAAAGCCTGATATTCTATTTTATTCAGGATCCCTTCTTTCTCGGTATTATCCTCAAGAATACAGACTCCTCCGATCAGCTCTCCCTCACTCCCGATGACTGGAGAAGTTTTTAAAGAACAAACAATATCAATATCCGAGTTCAAGGTATGATAGGGACCCTCATAGCTGCCCGTTTCTTTCTTTAAAATACTGGTTAAAGCAGGAACAACTCTTTGATCATGAAGATTGTGCATGGATAGTCCGATGAGCTTATCCGTGGTTGTTTTCAGAATACCGGAGAAGCTTTCGTTACAATTCTGAATGACAAGGTCTTTGTCATAATAGAGGATTCCAATGGGAGCCTCCTTGAATATGGCTTCAAATCTCTGTTCATTCAGGCGTATTTTTTCCTGATTCATTAGGTTCTTGAGTTTTAATCTGAGATTCTGACTGATCTGCCCGGAAAGACTTGATACCAGAAAAATCAGAAAGGCATCATAAAATAACAGAGTGACCAGTATCTCAAGATAAAATTGATCATGGTGAAAAAAGGTAGCTCCAATCAGGGGGAGGAGAATCATCTGGAGGTACAGCATGGCAAGATAGAAATTGGCTGTCAGATTGATCATGCCCCCCGTGGCGAATCCGACAAGCAGAATAGAGAGGAACAACCCTGTTGCCGAATCTATAACAGGAAGTAGGATCAGAGTCAGGAGCCCCCAGAGTCCCGAAGAAAATACGAGTCCAGCAATATAAAGAATGTTTCCCATTGAAGAATATTTATTGATAATACGTCTTCGGGCTAAAAGATATAGAATAATTCTGCCAATATTCACGATCCAGATAAGGATTACATAAAAAAGGACTCTATTGAGAAAATCACTGTTCCTGAAAACAAAGATCAGGACGGAAGATACCAGAAAGTTGGCTGTTATGGCTGATGGAAGATTATTGAATAGCAAATCAGTACGTGATTTTGAAATAAATGAATCTTTGACCATAAAAATCCTTATTTTGTATTAAGAGTTTGATCATGTTAATGGCAGAGAGGTCTAATATCAAGTGATAATAGAGGTCTCCCGGGAAATGATCCCGGGAGACCTCTATTTTTAGAAGATTTTTTTAATTATCCCCTTGAATATCCTTGTCATAAAGAGATTCAAAATGATGCCGGTGGTTCTCTTCTTCCGTCACCAGCCTGTCAAAGATCTGACGGATTTCATCATCCTGAGCCTGATCCCTTAAAGCACTATACAGAAAGGCTGCCCGCTCTTCCTTTTTCATGGCGGCAACCAGAATCTGCTGGTAGCTCATGTTTTCATCGGGCTCCACATC
This genomic window contains:
- a CDS encoding EAL domain-containing protein, whose amino-acid sequence is MVKDSFISKSRTDLLFNNLPSAITANFLVSSVLIFVFRNSDFLNRVLFYVILIWIVNIGRIILYLLARRRIINKYSSMGNILYIAGLVFSSGLWGLLTLILLPVIDSATGLFLSILLVGFATGGMINLTANFYLAMLYLQMILLPLIGATFFHHDQFYLEILVTLLFYDAFLIFLVSSLSGQISQNLRLKLKNLMNQEKIRLNEQRFEAIFKEAPIGILYYDKDLVIQNCNESFSGILKTTTDKLIGLSMHNLHDQRVVPALTSILKKETGSYEGPYHTLNSDIDIVCSLKTSPVIGSEGELIGGVCILEDNTEKEGILNKIEYQAFHDSLTDLPNRQLLIDRLKQAVKAAHRHHHRGAILFLDLDKFKLVNDTMGHRVGDLLLQEVALRLIKLLREEDTIARLGGDEFVILLPNLTGSANETVVFTNLVSNKIHETLAETIVIENYNIQISTSIGVYIFSKENHSADHILKSADTAMYNAKETGRSRTSFYHSSMDESMLNQLVLEQELASAINNDELEMFYQPIVSLENQKIVAAEALLRWDHKERGFISPESIIQTAESSGQIVALGDWIINRVFSDYNRWFEDGSPALEYVSINISIKQIMQADFVKNMKIKMNETHIPHENIVLEITESILISDFKNTVKKIMELQDFGVQFALDDFGTGYSSLSYLKRLPLNKLKIDRFFTCNLLTDHDDYILIKTILSIAQHFNLDVIAEGVEEKSQVDKLRSMGCFYYQGYFCSKPVPPKEFLLLFEDQSRGSAAVSVPLSANDL
- a CDS encoding ferritin family protein; the protein is MKEFELMEVGHVHLLEGVKKRHSIEKLSQSIPDNLQLADYLHDVEPDENMSYQQILVAAMKKEERAAFLYSALRDQAQDDEIRQIFDRLVTEEENHRHHFESLYDKDIQGDN